The Montipora capricornis isolate CH-2021 chromosome 3, ASM3666992v2, whole genome shotgun sequence genome window below encodes:
- the LOC138042838 gene encoding integrin alpha-1-like produces MALLTDFVLLVLVISGFEGRISFANKLIREDDYYQKFQEIPSNEATARKLYQNFLGRQTRKLYKRQISLGNYFDGIIVLDSSSSVSKGAFARGLMALQDLVRKSRNDTNYAAVTFATRGTIQFNFTQSFETAQKLRELKRTGGKTNTQDALKLCQKMFVGDEYGARQGSFRRIIVLTDGQSNIKSEQTVRRAFELKVLGIEVFVIAVGEYLEGIREMVQMASSTDSHMFRVLSMTNLVDVVRLVPNRGQKSWFDETFSGVSLVGDGEDAGPLRGRI; encoded by the exons ATGGCGCTTCTGACGGATTTTGTCTTGCTTGTTCTTGTCATAAGTGGATTTGAAGGAAGAATTTCCTTTGCAAATAAGCTGATTAGGGAAGACGATTATTATCAGA AATTTCAGGAAATCCCTTCCAATGAGGCAACGGCAAGGAAGTTGTACCAAAACTTCCTTGGTCGTCAAACCAGAAAGCTTTACAAAAGACAGATCAGCCTTGGAAACTACTTTGATGGAATCATCGTGCTTGATTCTTCAAGTTCTGTTAGTAAAGGAGCATTCGCTAGAGGTTTGATGGCTTTGCAAGATCTCGTTAGAAAATCCCGCAACGACACGAATTATGCGGCCGTTACGTTCGCAACCCGAGGGACAATCCAATTCAACTTCACCCAGAGCTTTGAGACGGCGCAAAAACTTCGAGAGCTGAAGCGTACTGGTGGAAAAACGAACACACAGGATGCGCTTAAACTTTGCcagaaaatgtttgttgggGATGAATATGGCGCCCGTCAAGGCAGTTTTCGTCGAATTATCGTCTTGACAGACGGTCAGTCCAATATAAAGAGCGAACAAACCGTTCGAAGAGCCTTTGAGCTGAAGGTTTTGGGCATTGAGGTGTTTGTGATTGCTGTAGGAGAGTATTTGGAAGGTATTCGGGAGATGGTACAAATGGCTAGTTCGACTGATTCTCATATGTTCCGTGTATTAAGTATGACGAATCTGGTTGATGTCGTGAGGCTTGTGCCCAATCGTGGACAAAAATCATGGTTCGACGAGACCTTCAGTGGAGTGTCATTAGTGGGAGACGGAGAGGACGCTGGTCCTTTGCGGGGAAGAATCTAA
- the LOC138042837 gene encoding tetraspanin-33-like — translation MNEEGKVSRFLKYTLFAFNLLYWCIGGVMMGVGLWAITQKSDYNTFASISTDPAAVMVAVGAFIFIISFFGTVGALRENICFLRTYMIVMIIIVVLEVVGGLLAFAFWPEVQKSIDNQFKLAIEEYRDNIDLQNAIDSVQENFQCCGSTDLNDWNINRYFKCGGPSPEQCGVPYSCCVRSPDEKPNIQCGWHAREQHRLALKGKIYITGCLDAVFEWFRYHLVIVAAVAVAFAIPEIAGIVMTHLFIRQIQEQIEAWKNPQTFKYRPSQEANGRSGPFY, via the exons TGCATTGGTGGTGTTATGATGGGAGTTGGCCTTTGGGCTATCACTCAAAAGAGTGATTATAATACTTTCGCCAGCATCTCAACTGATCCAGCAGCTGTGATGGTTGCTGTTGGAGCCTTTATCTTCATCATTTCCTTTTTCGGTACAGTCGGTGCCCTGAGAGAAAACATCTGCTTTCTAAGAACT tACATGATTGTCATGATTATCATTGTGGTTTTGGAAGTAGTAGGAGGACTCCTCGCATTTGCTTTTTGGCCTGAG GTTCAGAAGTCAATTGACAATCAGTTTAAACTAGCCATCGAAGAGTACAGGGATAACATTGACTTGCAGAATGCCATTGATtctgtacaagaaaat TTCCAGTGTTGTGGAAGCACAGATCTTAACGATTGGAATATCAATCGCTATTTCAAGTGCGGTGGCCCTTCTCCTGAACAGTGCGGTGTTCCTTATTCATGCTGTGTACGCTCTCCAGATGAA AAACCTAACATTCAGTGTGGATGGCATGCCAGAGAGCAACAT CGCTTGGCCCTCAAAGGCAAGATCTACATCACAGGCTGCCTTGATGCTGTCTTTGAGTGGTTTAGGTATCATTTGGTTATTGTGGCTGCAGTTGCCGTTGCGTTTGCCATCCCAGAA ATTGCTGGAATCGTGATGACACATTTATTCATAAGACAAATCCAGGAGCAGATTGAAGCCTGGAAGAATCCGCAGACCTTCAAATACAGACCCAGTCAGGAGGCCAATGGACGAAGCGGTCCATTTTACTAA